From Rutidosis leptorrhynchoides isolate AG116_Rl617_1_P2 chromosome 3, CSIRO_AGI_Rlap_v1, whole genome shotgun sequence, a single genomic window includes:
- the LOC139900869 gene encoding uncharacterized protein, protein MITGRKILTFVWEDIVWRFGLLREIVSDNGTQFAHNPFKDWCADMDIQQSFTSVAYPQANGQVEITNRDIVAGIKARLVVIPAEVLVPTNQITTFDEQQNDEALRENLDALEDRRTIAHIRQAEKKQKIADHYDRKVKPLNFQLNDLVLRSNEASRQQDVRKLGPRWEGPYRVVGITDYGAYHLETPDGVSIEHPWHAFHLKKYHV, encoded by the exons ATGATCACAGGAAGAAAAATCTTAACCTTTGTATGGGAGGATATCGTTTGGCGTTTCGGTTTACTACGAGAGATAGTCAGCGacaacggtacacagtttgcacaCAATCCATTTAAGGACTGGTGTGCAGACATGgacattcaacagtcatttacttccGTGGCCTACCCACAGGCCAACGGACAAGTCGAGATCACTAACAGAGACATCGTTGCCGGCATAAAAGCAAGACTAG TGGTTATCCCGGCTGAAGTGCTTGTCCCAACCAACCAGATAACAACATTCGATGAACAACAAAACGATGAAGCATTACGAGAAAACTTGGACGCTCTAGAAGATCGGCGGACGATAGCACATATCCGGCAAGCCGAAAAGAAGCAAAAAATCGCAGATCACTATGACAGAAAAGTCAAGCCACTGAACTTTCAGTTAAACGACTTAGTGTTACGTAGCAACGAGGCCAGCCGACAGCAAGATGTCAGAAAATTGGGCCCAAGATGGGAGGGACCTTACAGGGTTGTCGGCATAACTGATTATGGTGCATACCACCTGGAAACACCAGACGGAGTTTCGATAGAACACCCTTGGCACGCCTTTCATTTGAAGAAATATCATGTTTAA